GATGAAGGAGCGGCTATTCACTGGCTACAGACTCACCAGCCCGCCCGGTAGTGCGCCGGCTAGCCCGGCTGCCACTAGCTGCTTAAATGTACCGAAGCTGGTAGCTTCTCAAAAAAGTTCGGGCTTGAAAGGGCTGTCCTTAGACTTAAAAAGCCCTTTTATAGTTTTTGCGCAAAAAAAGTCAGGTGCGTTTTGATACAGATTTACGAAAAATTCGTAGTATTACGAAAAATTCGTAAATCTCTTTATGGAACGCCTCACCCAACCCGAAGAAGATGCCCTGCGCGCCCTTTGGCACACCGGCCCGGCCTTTGTGAAAGACGTGCTGGAGCAGCTGCCCGCCCCGCGCCCACCCTACACCACCCTGGCCAGCACGCTGCGCAACCTAGAGCGCAAGCTGTATGTGCAGGCCGAAAAGCTCGGCAATTCGTTTCGCTACGCCCCGCTGGTGAGCGCCGAAGACTACCAGCGCCGCTCGCTAGGAATGCTGGTGCGCGAGCACTTCCGCGACTCCTATAAGGAGTTGGTGTCCTTTTTTGCGAAGGAGGAGAAAGTGAGCGCCGCCGACTTGCAGGAAATTATCCGCCTCATCGAAAAGCCGAAAGGAGAGTAGTCATGGCGGCCGTTCTGCTCACTTACCTGCTGAAAGCCAACGTGGTGCTAGCCCTCTTTGCGGCGGCCTACTACGGGCTGCTGCGCGGCCTCACCTTCTTTGGCCTGAACCGCGCCTACCTGCTGCTGGCGCTGCTGTTTGCGGCCGTGTACCCGGCCCTGCCGGTGCCGGCGCTACTGCCGGCTCGGGCGCTGCCGCTATTGCCCACAGTAGTGACGCACGTGGCTAGCCCAGCCCCGCCGGAAGTGGCCGCTAGCGCTGGTCTCGACTGGCCGCGGCTGGCGCTGGGGCTGTACGCGGCTGGCACGGCCGGACTGCTGTTGCGCCTGCTGGGCCAGCTGGGCAGCCTGGCGCTGGTGCGGCGGCGCAGCCGGCCCACCGTGGTGCTGGGCCAGGCGGTGCGAGTGCTGCCGGGCGCGGGCGGACCGTTTTCATTTGGCCGCACGGTGTACCTAAGCGAGGTGGCCCTGGCCGACGCAGATAGCCTGCCCGCCGCCCTGCGCCACGAGCACGCGCATGTGCGTCAATATCATACGCTCGATGTGCTGCTGACCCAGCTCGCCACCGCCCTGGCCTGGGCTAACCCCGCCGCGTGGCTGCTGCGCCGCGCCGTGCTCGACAACCTCGAATACCTGGCCGACCGCGCCGCCCTGCACACCGGCCTCGACCGCCGCGCCTACCAATACAGCCTGCTGCGCCAGCAGCCGGGCGGCGTGCCGGCTCCGGCACTGGCCTTTCACTTCTCCTTTCCCACCCTCAAAAACCGCATTATCATGCTCAATCAACCCACTTCGACTACCCGCCAGCTGGGGCGCTACCTGCTGGCCGCGCCGCTCCTGATGGCCCTAGCCTTGGCTTATACCGGCGCCCGCGCCCAGACGCCCCAGACCGCTCCGGCTGCCTGGCACGTGCCAGCCGGGGCTCAAGTGTATATAAATGGTGTGCCTGCCACCGGCCCCGCCGCCGAAGCGCTCGACCCTCAGACTATTGGGAGCATGAAGGTGCTGGCGGGAATTGAAGCGCGCATCTTTTCACCAGGGTCGGGCTCTATTATTGCCCTTACCACTAAAGCCGATGAGCAAGCGGCACCGGTGCAGCACTTAAATGACCGGCTTGCCCAGGCAACGGCGCTGGTGCCCAGCATAGACCCGCAGGACTTGCCAAAACCTGCGCAGGAATACATAACCCGCACATTTCCTGATTGCCGGCTGGCTCAAACTAATAAGATACTCCCGGCGGCCAAGGAGCGGGCAGTTTACCAGGCCCTCCTGGCCAAAGGCCGCCGGCCGCAAGGGTACCTACTGTTTGACGCTACTGGCAACTTCCTAGAGAAACTATAACCAGGCGGCACAGCGTGAAGCACTTCAGGCTTTTAGTCGGGCTGATAGTAGCTGGGGAGTTGCTAGCCAGCCTGGCTGTTCACGGCCAAGCCAGCCTCAACCTGGGCCTAGAGCCTGGCGCGAACCACAGCCACCCGCTGGCGCTATGGATGCGGGTCCGGGCGCCGGGCGCGCGGGTGCAGCTCGATAGCACTGTGCGGCACCAGGGCCGGGGCAGCCTGCGACTGACGCTGGGCGCAGAGGATGACAAGCGCGTTTTTACGGCGGTATTCACCAATGCCTTTCCACTCGACTCACTGCGCGGGCAGGTGGCTACGGTGAGCGGCTGGGTGCGCACGCGCGGATTTTGGGGCCGGGCGGGCGGCTACGCCTTTGCCCACACGAGCACCACCGACGGCAACAGCACCGACCGCGCCGAAGCCATCGACTCGCTGCCGGCCGATACGGACTGGCGCCGCTTTTCTGTGCGGCTGCCGGTGAAGGCCACCGCCCAGAGCTTTGGTGTTGGCTTACAGGTATTCGGCACCGGGCGCGTGTGGTTCGACGATGCGCAGGTGCGGGTGGCAGGCAAGCGCGTGGGTACCGAGCCGCTGCCGGGCACCGAAGGCCTGTTCTTAACGGCGGCCGAAGCTCTCACGCCCAACTGGGATTTTGAGCGGCGCTTGCCGTCGCTAGCCCTGCCGGCTCCGGCCCAGGCCACCGCGACCCTGGCTAGTGCCCAACCTCAGCATGGCCGGCGTTACCTGCGGCTAGCCCGCCTGGGCAGCGCCGGTCCGCCGCCAGCCGTGTACTTGGGCACGCTGCGGCTCGATAGTGCTATCATTGGCAAGACCTTACAAGTGCAGGGCTACTGGCGGCAGACTGGGCCCTCTTCGTCCGCGCCGGCCTTGGCCTACACGCTGCTGAGCACCGACCGGGGCAGCGACTACTATAATGACTCGCCCACGAGTTGGGGCGCGGGCGGCTTGCAACCGCTGCCTGCGCTGCCTGCCCCTGGGCCGCAGTGGACTGCCTTTGCGCTTACCATTACGGTGCCCAACGACTACTTCCGGCTGGCCGCATTGTCCCTGAGTCTGCGGCTGCCCGCCGGGGCAGTAGTGGATGTCGATAACCTGCGCTTTGCCGTCGATGGCAAGCCCTACGTGCCGGCCCCGCCGCCCACGCCGCCGGCACCTACCGCCGCCGAAGCTGCTTGGCTTCGCACCGTGCTGAAGCCCCTGCGGCCCAAAGCTCCAGATTTTCAAGATTTGGCGCCGCTGGGCGGGCTAGTGGGACCCGCCCAAGTGGTGGGGGTAGGGGCAGTGGCGCCCGGCTCGCACGAGGCAATGGCGTGGCGCGCCCGGCTGCTGCGCTACCTGGTAGCTCAGCAAGGTTTTACCGAACTCGTGCTGGATGCCAGCCCAGCTTCCTGCGCCGCCCTCAATGACTACCTGCTGACCGGCCAGGGCGACCCGGCCCGGCTGCTGGCGGCCTTGCCCGACTGGCACACCACCGAAATGCTGGAGGTAGTGAGCTGGCTGCGCACCCACAACCAGGCGCACCCCACCCGGCCGGTGCGGCTGGCGGGCATCGCGGTGCAAAACCCCGAGCTAGCCCTCAACCAATTTGCCCAAACCCTGACGGCCGACGATGACTTTGCGCAGAGCCGGGTGCGGCAGTTGCGCACGCTGCTGACCACGCTGGCCCACCCTAGCAGCGCGGCGATTGACCTGCGCCACCAGCCCGACCAAGCGCAGGACTCGCTGCTAGCCCCATTGCGCCGCCTCACCACCGAGCTGGCCGCCGGCCTCGACGCCCGCGCCAAGTTGCGACGGGGCCTGCCGCCCAGCCTGCGCACGCTGGCCCGCCAGCGCTACTACCTGCGCCTGGTGGAGCAGGGCGCCACCTAGAGCCGCCTGTCCTTCGAGCAGGCCGTCGACTACCGCATAGGTTGCCTGGCCGAGAACGTGCAGTTTCTCAGCCAGAACGATGGCCCGGCGCGGCTGGTACTGTGGGTTTCCAATACCCAGGCAGCTACTTCCAACGGCGCCGAGCACTGCCTGGGCCAGTGGCTGCGGGCCACCTACGGCGGGGGCTACGTGGGCCTGGGCTTGGCGCTGGGCCAGGGCAGCTACGCCGCCGAAAACCCGGCTGGCCAGTGGGTGGCTACCCCGCTGGAAACCCCGCCGCCGGGTAGCTACGAAGCCTGGCTGCGTACCGGGCTACCGGCTTTCTTCCTATCGCTGCACAAGCTGGAATTGACGGAGGCCAACGCCTGGCTGTTTCAGCAGCAGCTGTTGCGCGATGCTGGTAGCCGGCAAACGCGCCATCAGTTTGGCCTGCACGACCTGCGCGGGGCTTTCGATGGGCTAGTGTTTTTGCGCGATTCAACTCCGGCGCACTTTCTACCTTAACTCCTTCTACCACATATGAAAAGCTACTTCGTGGCGCTGGCCCTGGCCGGCAGCCTGGCGGCGCGTGCCCAGACCCCCATCACCATCAGCGGCTACTTACCGGGCTGCGCCGACTCCACGACCGTGACCGTAGCCGAGCCCATTGCGGGTGGGCGGCTCAACTATTTTTTCAGCGAAAAGCCTAATGTGGCGCTGGTACGCGGCGGGCGCTTCCACTACCAGCTGCACGGCGAGCCTACTAGTCTGCTGCTGCTGCAAGGCAAGTGCGCGCCACCCAACTGGGTGTATGTGGAGCCGGGCGCGCAGGTGAGCTTCACCAAAAAAGAAGAGGCCGCGGGCCGCGCCACCTACACCTTCGGCGGCACCAACGCGGCCGCCAACGACCTGCTGGCCAATGGCAAGCTGCTCAACGGCGGTCCCGCCGAACAAGTCCGGGTGACCGACCTGCTCGGCCCGGTGCGTACCGCGGCGGCCGCGCTCCCCAAGCTGCAAGGCCTGCTGCAAACCTACCTCCGGCAGCTCGACGCGCTGGCTCGCCAGCACCAGATTTCGGCCACCTGCCGCACCTTTCTGCAAGCCGAAACCGAGCAGCGCCTCGTGCTTTGGACGAGCGGGGTACTCGGCACTTACCTGCAAGACTCGACCGACGCACGCCTGCACCTGACCCTGAGCCGGACCGAAGCGCGCAAGCTTCTGGCGCAGCTGTTTGCGCAGTATAATCCCGATTTGCCCCGCTACCAATTCAGCAGCTTAGGGATGGACCGCGAGAAAGCCTCTTTTATCAGCCGCGGTATGCTGGCGGGGCCGGCGCCAGCCAGTCATTTGTGGGCCGGCTTTCAAAAGCAGCTGGCGGATGTCGATTCGCACCTGGAAGTATTTGACTACGCGCCGCTGGCCGTGCAGGAGCACGGCGTAGGCGGTACCATTCTGAACGCCGTCGCCCTCCAAACCATCACGCCCGCCGACCTGGCGGCAGTAGTAGCGGCGTACCAGCAGCGCTTTCCGGCCAGTGCCTACAGCCCGGTGCTGGCCCGCGCCGTGGCCAAGGCGCGGGTTGCGGCGGGCGTAGCGGCGGGCAGTAAGCCGGCCTTCGGCCAATACGTGGCCGGCAGCAAGGGGCTAGCCATCAGCGACGTGCCGAGCCTCGA
The genomic region above belongs to Hymenobacter sp. BRD128 and contains:
- a CDS encoding erythromycin esterase family protein, with the translated sequence MQFLSQNDGPARLVLWVSNTQAATSNGAEHCLGQWLRATYGGGYVGLGLALGQGSYAAENPAGQWVATPLETPPPGSYEAWLRTGLPAFFLSLHKLELTEANAWLFQQQLLRDAGSRQTRHQFGLHDLRGAFDGLVFLRDSTPAHFLP
- a CDS encoding M56 family metallopeptidase, which produces MAAVLLTYLLKANVVLALFAAAYYGLLRGLTFFGLNRAYLLLALLFAAVYPALPVPALLPARALPLLPTVVTHVASPAPPEVAASAGLDWPRLALGLYAAGTAGLLLRLLGQLGSLALVRRRSRPTVVLGQAVRVLPGAGGPFSFGRTVYLSEVALADADSLPAALRHEHAHVRQYHTLDVLLTQLATALAWANPAAWLLRRAVLDNLEYLADRAALHTGLDRRAYQYSLLRQQPGGVPAPALAFHFSFPTLKNRIIMLNQPTSTTRQLGRYLLAAPLLMALALAYTGARAQTPQTAPAAWHVPAGAQVYINGVPATGPAAEALDPQTIGSMKVLAGIEARIFSPGSGSIIALTTKADEQAAPVQHLNDRLAQATALVPSIDPQDLPKPAQEYITRTFPDCRLAQTNKILPAAKERAVYQALLAKGRRPQGYLLFDATGNFLEKL
- a CDS encoding BlaI/MecI/CopY family transcriptional regulator, producing MERLTQPEEDALRALWHTGPAFVKDVLEQLPAPRPPYTTLASTLRNLERKLYVQAEKLGNSFRYAPLVSAEDYQRRSLGMLVREHFRDSYKELVSFFAKEEKVSAADLQEIIRLIEKPKGE
- a CDS encoding erythromycin esterase family protein; its protein translation is MKHFRLLVGLIVAGELLASLAVHGQASLNLGLEPGANHSHPLALWMRVRAPGARVQLDSTVRHQGRGSLRLTLGAEDDKRVFTAVFTNAFPLDSLRGQVATVSGWVRTRGFWGRAGGYAFAHTSTTDGNSTDRAEAIDSLPADTDWRRFSVRLPVKATAQSFGVGLQVFGTGRVWFDDAQVRVAGKRVGTEPLPGTEGLFLTAAEALTPNWDFERRLPSLALPAPAQATATLASAQPQHGRRYLRLARLGSAGPPPAVYLGTLRLDSAIIGKTLQVQGYWRQTGPSSSAPALAYTLLSTDRGSDYYNDSPTSWGAGGLQPLPALPAPGPQWTAFALTITVPNDYFRLAALSLSLRLPAGAVVDVDNLRFAVDGKPYVPAPPPTPPAPTAAEAAWLRTVLKPLRPKAPDFQDLAPLGGLVGPAQVVGVGAVAPGSHEAMAWRARLLRYLVAQQGFTELVLDASPASCAALNDYLLTGQGDPARLLAALPDWHTTEMLEVVSWLRTHNQAHPTRPVRLAGIAVQNPELALNQFAQTLTADDDFAQSRVRQLRTLLTTLAHPSSAAIDLRHQPDQAQDSLLAPLRRLTTELAAGLDARAKLRRGLPPSLRTLARQRYYLRLVEQGAT
- a CDS encoding TlpA disulfide reductase family protein, with protein sequence MKSYFVALALAGSLAARAQTPITISGYLPGCADSTTVTVAEPIAGGRLNYFFSEKPNVALVRGGRFHYQLHGEPTSLLLLQGKCAPPNWVYVEPGAQVSFTKKEEAAGRATYTFGGTNAAANDLLANGKLLNGGPAEQVRVTDLLGPVRTAAAALPKLQGLLQTYLRQLDALARQHQISATCRTFLQAETEQRLVLWTSGVLGTYLQDSTDARLHLTLSRTEARKLLAQLFAQYNPDLPRYQFSSLGMDREKASFISRGMLAGPAPASHLWAGFQKQLADVDSHLEVFDYAPLAVQEHGVGGTILNAVALQTITPADLAAVVAAYQQRFPASAYSPVLARAVAKARVAAGVAAGSKPAFGQYVAGSKGLAISDVPSLDTVHTLGGLVRALRPGRAVFVDFWATWCGPCISQFAYEPALHKFLTENDVDVLYVSIDRPALREKWATMAAQYHLQGYHYLAPPALQKALETTVPHVPYYLLFNKNGQLVQADTYQPSTGEKLYQQVRERLH